DNA sequence from the Methanolobus sp. ZRKC5 genome:
AGGTCTGATTTATCATCGCCTCCTTTTTTTCTTTCATAAATTTTACTTGTTTTATCTATTGCTCTTTTTTAAATAATTGGAAATATTCATTCTTATAGACAATGAATAGACTTGAACAATCAGTTTTGTTTCCTTATCTACTATCAAGTCAGAAGAAAGTCCTTCTCATATCATTAATTGCGCCAATCCATATACCTAAAAAAAGCAAAAGGCAATTATTGAGATCTTATTTTGTCTGTATATACATCCTATATACAATAACTTTAAATATTATTAAGACGGTAAAGGGATTCTGTATTCTGCTAAATGTTTGGATTGAAAAACGTAGTTTTTCGATCAGACAAATTTAGAAAAAAAATACAGGTAGAAAGATACAATGACTCAAATTGTCAATAACTTAAACAGCATACATGTCCCTGAGGCTTACGGCATGAAGAGAATCCAGTTCTACTTCTGGGTAGGAATGATATCAGCAATATTTCTTAGATTGATAATCATTGCAGATTATTATAATGGGATTCTGGCAAAAGCTCTTTTCTACCTAGGTGTCCTTGGATACCTGTTGTTCTTCGCACACAGATATCATATTGCAACACGCCGGGTGAGTGTTCTTAAGGACATGGAACTACTGGAAAAGATAGAGAACAAGACACCTTTGAGCGATGATGACTACCGTGGATTGCAATACATTATGTGGAGTTTGTCCGTATCAAAGGAACGCATGAATTATTTGGTGATATTTGCTTTCTCAATAATTGTAATCATATTGTCACTGGCACTTGATCTGGGAATTGTTTGATAATGATTGCAAAGCAAGAGAATTTAACAACTAAAACAGTACCAAAAAGAAAGAAATTAAATTCAAGCTATTACTGCACATTCTTGTCAAGTATGTCAAGATTACCTTAATTACTCAAATGAGGCTTTCGGCTCTGTAGAGAGCCGATCTCATATTTTATTTTAGCATAATAATTAAAAAAAGATTAATCCTCTGAGCATTACTTGCTAAGAAAATACAAGCAGGAAGCATGATATTCTCATAATATAAAGTTGGTTGGTATGGTACTATAATGAGATTGTGGTGGTATTATCACGCTTCCTTTTTGTCATTTAAAATATTAGTAGACATACTATATAAAATATGCCAGCTGTTATTGAAAAAATATACGCAAGCATATAATAGTAACAGTATACTATAGGGTTTAGCATAAATATAATAAAAGAGAATAGATATAATAAGCGGGTGTAAATATATTTATCATATAATTTATGCCGCATTCTCTATTTAGCTAAGTACTCTATTTGATACAAAATTTATCAATTAGGTACTACCAATATCAAGGACGATGAAAAATGAACTGCTCAACATGCAATTATAGAAAACATATTCCCCTTTATTCTAAATGTGCAGGAGTTTCAGGAAAAACTAAAGTTGGAACCGCATATTATTGTGGCCATCCTAAAATGAAAAATCCTGTGCCAGTTATTTCCTTAAATGATAGTATACTTGAAGACTGTCCTATTAATAAAAGTGTTATAAGTGTTTCACACAGAATACAAAATGCAGAAGTTAGCCGGTCATAATGTTGTTACGTGTTCTAAGTAATAATTGATTACTTTTATTTATAATTATACTTAATTACTAATTTATCTGTACCTGCACGTAATATTTTTCATTCAAATTTATAAATTACTTATTTTAAAGTAAAAACAGCTTCAAAAGACAGACTATAAGTATAAATCGCTAGCATGCAATCAAATGATATTCAAATGGAGTATCATACGATGCAAAAAATTGTTAGTCTATTCATTTTAACCTGTGTGTTGGCAAGTTTTACAACCGGTTGTCTTTCAGATGAGAAAAATACAAATGTTACAGATGAAATAATCCTAATTGACAAACAAACAGAAAATATAGAAATTCAAACAAATGTGCAGGAAAATATTGAACAGTCTGTAAATGAAGAGAAAGAGACTCCTCTGGCTTCTACTACCGATATATCCGATAATGGAGAAAATAATCGCGGTAACCAGGCTCCTGCACCTGAACCAAAAATGAACCTGACAGAAAAATTGCGAATTGGATCATTCAATATTCAGGTATTTGGAGTCTCAAAGGCTGATAAACCGGAAGTAATGGCAGTCCTTGCAGACATCACAAGGACATACGACATAATGGCTATCCAGGAAATAAGGGACAAGTCACAAACAGCCCTTCCTGAACTGGTAGAACTTGTAAACTCTGATGGTTCAAACTATGAATTTGTTGTCAGTGAAAGGATGGGAAGGACCACAAGCAAAGAACAATACGCCTACGTCTACAACACTGACACGATATTAATTACAAGCGAAGCATTGTCCTACCCTGAACCAGAAGGAACAGATCCGTTCCACAGGCAACCTTACATTGCCTCTTTCAGGGCGGTCAATGGAAATTATGATGCTGTTCTAATAGTGGTCCACACAGATCCTGATGAGGCCACCGAAGAAATAAATGCCCTGGATGAAGCCCTTGCACACGCACAGAACGTCTACCCGGAGGAGCAGGATTTCATCATCCTGGGAGATTTCAATGCTGACGGTTCGTACTTCAATGAAGATTCTACCTCAGATCTTGATGACTACTACTGGGTAATTGACGACACTCAGGATACCACCACAAAGGCAACGGACTATACTTATGATAGAATAATCCTGACAGACGACAGTGACTTTACAGGAGAGTTCGGGGTCTTCAGATATGATCTGGAATACAATTTAACATATGATGAAACTGTGGCAGTATCTGATCATTACCCAGTCTATGCAGAGTTCATTGCAGTTAATGACAGGGATTAACTCCCTTCTTTTAATTTTTATTTATCGTCATCAACTGCTTGAGAACAATTGAAATTGAAAATTGTTGAAGAAAAAAAGAACATGCACCCGGAGTGCATGCTATTTTACTGAAGAATTATTTAAAGAGCTGGGAACCAGCCATCTTTGCCTGTTCCATGAGTTCGGTGTTTTCCTTTACCTCACCGGGTGCATGGTGACCTATATCCACAAAAGTTCCTTGGACATCCATTCCGAACATTTGCAGTACTCGGGAGAATTCCTCATATACAGATGTAAAAGCTTCAGCATCAGGAGCACCCTGTGCACCTACTATCACAGCTTTTTTACCGGCATCCAGACGTGAGCTGAAATCAGGGTTAATAAGAGCAAAACAGCGATCAATGAACTGTCTCATCTGACCTGTGAACTGGAAGAAGTATATTGGTGATCCAAATACAAACCCGTCTGCATTCTTTAAAGCTTCATAGGCTTTTGTCATGTCATCATTAAGCTTGCATTCATCCACAGCTCTGCAATAATTACACCCCTGGCATCCTTTTATATCCATATCATTAATATAGAACTTCTCGACATCAGCACCTGCTTCTACTGCTCCATCAAGAACCTGCTGGACAAGCATATCGGTGTTTCCATTCTTTCTTGGACTTCCAACAAAACCTACTACCTTCATTTGAATCATTTCCTTTTACCTATAAGTGATTACTTTTTTGAAAAGTATTCGAATGCTAAATGAGCTTATGCTATATTTAAATTCCACACACACTTTTTTTTACGACAAAACCTAGAAAATATAGTCGTTTCAGGCACAAAACGCACCCGGAGATAACACCAAGAGTCGAGTATTGCTTACTTATTTTGAGAAAAGGAGTATTTCTGTAATGGAAGCAGTGCGCCAATGCAGAATTGAATATAGCGATCAGAAATGAAATTTGTAACTATTCAGCCTGGCACGATTTGCCTATTGGTACTGATTTCATCGAAATAGAGATGTCTGCTCACTAACAATCTAACAATCAAAAAAGCAATCAATAGCAACAATCAAAATAAATGATCCTAATGAAATTTACGTTTCAACTTTTTGTCAAGATTGTTATTGATAGCGTTTTTATCAGGCTGAATAGTTACTGAAATTTTAAGTAAATATATCAGATGTGTCATATATACACCATAAATTATTAAAACTATCAGATATAATATGGAACTGTTATAGTAAGCATTTGTTCTGAGGTGTGTTTTCTTTCTTCGAATCCTCCTAACTTTCGTACCTCGTCAGTTATTTCGCACACCTCAGAATTAAATTAAATTTATGATTAATCAAATCACATAAATTTATATTGTGGCACACCATATTCCTGCAGGGTGCCTATAATTATGAAACTGAAGTTACTTTTCGTTTATTCCCTCATAATAATATCAACTTTTCTTATAGCAGGTTGCGTCGATGAACAAGTCAAGAATAAAGACGATACGGCAGCGATTCCTGTCATTGTAGATGAAATAGAATTTGCCGAAATTATGGCAGAGGCAAATACAGTATATATTGAAGCACTTGTATCAACAAGCCAGAAAAATGTTTCAGCATCACAGTCCTCTATTGATGAACTTGTAGGCAAGCTCACATATGTATCTGATACATATAGAGAAGCACCACCTGAGATGTATACCAATGATAAAAATTGGGCAAGTGAAATAAAAAGAGCAGTTCTAATAGCGGAATATTCACAGGAAATGCTTGAAGAAGGCGACATTGAAACTGCGCATAGTACTCTTGAAATTATGAGGGACCTTTTCTTCGGCCTGCATGAAAGGAACGATGTTATACATATGGGAGATCTTCTTACTGTATTCCATGCATCGATGGAAGAAGCAATTGATGCTGCAAATGCCAACGATACAGAAATGGTTGCAGCCTATATTCCTACTCTGAAAGAGGAGTGGCAGGCTGTCAAAGATGCTGAAAAACCGGAAAGTGCAGATGATGGATACAAACCTGCTCTTGCTCAGGTTGATAGCGCTATTGGAGTACTAAATTATTCAGTAGCATCAGGTAATTTAACAGATATCAAAACAGAGTCAGAAAATCTCAGGTTGGCATTTGCCAAAGTGTTTGTGAAATATGGTGTTGTAATATCCTGAACACGAAAATAAAAAGAGCGGAAGTGAGGCTGCACTTTTAATTGGTTTAATAAGAGTTACGTCAATCTAAATATTCATGCAAACATAAAATCAATTTACAATCATTGCCCTGAAGGCATCATGTCATCTGAAGGAGCAACACCGTTCTCTTTCCTGTAAGCTTTTCTTTTACACTCATCCATTTTAGGACCTTTGCAATACAAGGCAATGAATCCTTTGCATGCTGCTTGCTTTTCTGACTGGTACTTATTAAAGAATCCACATTTTGAAAGTAGTTCACATTCTACCATAATTAATACTCCATTTAGTGATATGATAATTAATATATTAGATGAGTATTCTATTAATTTTTGGAGTAACAGTGTTAATTGATACTGTTTTTAAAGAAAACAATACAAAGAAAAAAATTATGTATTAACTCTAATTTATATTAATAACAATAAGAAATTTAATTAGGAAATAGTATGTTTAAGTAAGTTTTAATAAAAAAGTAATTGTAGTCATCCCAGCAAATCAAGACCCTGCTTAATAAAAAAGAAAGCAAAAACAAGATAAACCACACCAAGCGCACGGATAGTGTAAAGATAATAGTTGCTTTTCAGGAAATGTCCGGATTTTCCTACAACAAGTGCAAGCAAAATCTTTGAGCCCACAAGAAGAGCATAAAATCCGAAAACAAATAGAACGGTAGCCCATATGTCAACATCAAGTGCCTTGAAAAGAATGGGACCACCAATTGTGATCCAGAACAGATAAGGATGCGGGCTCAGAAAATTGACTAAAATTCCCTTCTTCAATGAATTTCTCTTTTGACTTGCAATGTCAAAATCATTGCTTTCAGATTTAAATGAAGATATCCCAAGATATATCAGGTAAACTGCACCTGACAAACTAATGATAGCAATTACAAAATCCTGGTTTCCAAAATGCGACAGGATCAGTAGAATAGATGAGACTATCAAAATATCTGTTATCAATGGAGATAACGCAACTTTTATCCCCTCTCTTGACCCATGTTGTATACTTTCGGAAATTACCATCGCCAGTAATGGTCCTGGAGAAATACCTGCAGCAAAACCAAGAATTATTCCAGATAACAGGAACTCATTGATAAAAAGCATATTTTAATGGCATATCAGTCAAACAGTTTTAAAGGTTTTGTTTCAAGGACTGATAAGTATTAATAAGCATATATCAAATTATATAAATAGGCAGTACATACAATATACATGAAGTCTAACAGAATTTCCATTAATACACAATTTGAAAGCGATACTCTAAAAGAAATATAAAATTACAGAACAACAGTATTCAGCATTAATAAAGGAATTTGATGAAATGAATATCTCGGATAAGAGTAAAGATCTGATAAAGATTGAAGAATCACTCAAAAGAAGACTGGACTATGAGATGGCAACAGTCAAATGCATGCGTCTTTTACTTGAACCGGATAGCATTGAAAATATCTTACCCCAAATACTTGAAGAAATTCATCAAACTGTTAAAAATAGCAGGTCATATATTTTTAAAAATGAAGATGATCCTGAATTGGGTCTTTGTATGTCACAGACCAATGAGATCGTATCTGAAGGTATCGAACCACAAATAGATAACCCTGATATTCAACACTTACCGTACAGTGAAGGAGCACCGACACTACTACCTATATTTGAAGCAAGGAATCACTTTGCACATAGAGTAGAAGAACTCGATGATCCCGAAAAAACAATTCTTGCTGAGCAAGGTATTCTTTCAGTACTGATAATTCCAATTTTTACAGGTATGGAATTCTGGGGTTTCATTGGATTTGATGATTGTGTAGAAGCTCGTAAATGGCACAAAGACGACATTAACCTCCTAACCGTAATTGCTGATGGCATCGGAGAATCTATTTTTCATAAAAGAGCAGAAAATGAACTAAGAGAAAGCGAAGAGAGATTCAAAGCGCTCCACAACGCATCTTTTGGTGGTATTTTCATTCATGAGGATAATATCATAATTGATTGCAATTTAGGCCTTTCCGAAATGACCGGCTACACACTTGACGAACTAATCGGAATGGATGGACTACTACTTATGGCCGAGAGTTACAGAGGTCAAGTGATAAGCAATATCAATGCAGGTTATGAGGAAGCATATGAAGCAATGGGACGTCGGAAAGACGGTACAGAGTATCCCCTCAGGTTAGAAGCAAAGAACATCCCATACAAAAGAAAAATGGTCAGGGTTGTTGAGTTCAGAGATATAAGCAAACAGAAGCATGCAGAAGAAGCTCTAATACAAAGTGATGCAAAACAGAGCGCAATGATTGCAAACATTTCAGATGTTATAGCTATCATCGATAAGAAGGGAATAAACAGATACAAAAGTCCTAATATCGAAAAATGGTTCGGATGGCAACCAGAAGAGATTGTTGGAATGCCCGCATTAGAAAATATCCATCCTGATGACCGGATCCATACGCAAGAAATAGTTGCTACGATTGTAGACAGGCCAGGTGCTTCAGTAAATGCAGACTTCAGGTATCGTTGTAAGGATGGTAGTTACAAATGGATAGAATTCACAGCCACTAACCTCCTGAAAGATCCAGCCATCATGGGGATTTTATTGAACTACCATGATATCACTGAGCGTAAACAAGCTGAAGATGCCTTGCGCAAAAGTGAAGCGAAGCAGAGTGCAATGATCGCAAACAGTACTGATATAATAGCTATCATTGACAATGACGGAATAAACAGATACAAGAGTCCAAACGTAGAGAAGTGGTTCGGATGGAGAACGAAGGAACTCGTCGGTGCTTCTGTATGGGATAACATTCATCCTGACGAACTGGAGGACGCAAAAAATCTTTTTTCCATGCTCCTTCGCATGCCAGAAGCAGAGAAAACTGCAGAAACCAGATATCTCTGTAAAAACGGCAATTACAAATGGATAGAATTCACAGCTATTAACCTCTTGCACGAACCTGCTATCAATGGAATTATGTTAAATTATCACGACATCACTGAGCGGAAGCTAGCTGAAGATTCTCTGAGAAAAAGTGAAGCTAAATTCAGAAACTACATCGAGAATGCACCATATGGAATTTTTATAGCAAATGAAGACTGGAACTATCTGGAAGTTAACAAGACTGCCTCTGTAATTACAGGATATTCTGAAGGTGAATTGCTGGAAATGACTGGTTATGACCTTATAAGCCCGGAATTCCAGTCCAGGGCACATAAAAGTAACTATGAAGTGAAGGACAGTGGCTTTACAACCGTTGAATTACTTGCCATTCACAAAGACAAAGGTGTTTACTGGATGAGGATAGATGCACTCAAACTTTCAGAAACACGCTATATTGTGTTTGCAAGTGACATTACTGAAAAGAAAAGAGCAGAACACTCTTTGCTCCAGGCTAAAATGCTGGCAGAAGAAAATGACCGTATCAAATCAGAGTTCCTTGCAAATATGAGTCATGAACTGCGTACCCCTCTTACAACCATAATAGGGTTTTCAGATATACTGTGTTCTAATATGTTCGGCAAGCTGAATGAAAAACAGGCCAGACATGTGGCTCATATAAGTAAAAGTGGAAAACACCTTTTAGAAGTTATAAATGATGTTCTTGACTTGTCCAAAATAGAAGCTGGCAAGATGGAACTTGATTGTGAGCACTTCACGGTTTCTGAAACACTTACTGAGATCCGAGCCTCTATGTATCCATTGGCAAATAAGAAAAATATTGACTTAATATTACGGGATGAAATTAACGGTATTGAGATATTTGCTGATAGATTGAAGTTTAAACAAATAATGTTCAACCTACTCAGTAATGCTATTAAATTTACTTCAGATGCAGGAGAAGTCACCGTAATTGGCACCAGAACAGATAATGGTATCCAAATATCTGTTTCAGACACTGGTATTGGAATTCCAGAACACATGAAGGATGATATATTCAATCCTTTTATGCAAATCGATGCATCAAATAAAAGAAAATACGGCGGCACTGGATTGGGACTGGCCCTTGTAAAACGCTTCGTTGAAATGCACAACGGAAAGATATGGCTTGAAACAAAAGAAGAAAAAGGAAGTACTTTTTCATTTACCATAGAAAATCAGGGTTTCTGAATTAATAAGGAAACTAATTCTATTTTTTACTTTAAATAGAATCATATGGAAGTTTTCCATAAATCCCAAAAGCATCATCATCTGCTTCTTTTATCTGATCAAGGACGCATGCAGCATCCTAGAGAATGAGATTGACGGCAGCACAAATATCTGCTTAAGGCATTCCATTGTAATTTCGTCCTTAATTTTCACAAAATTAAACATGGATGCCATCCTGTGATTTCCATGTTCATCCTTTATGGATAATTTACTATAGTTTCATTAAAGAGGATTCACATTGCTGCTTTCAATTGATCCCAAAAATGAGATCAACCGCTTACTGTCATGTATGCTATCATTTGATCAGAACCAATATGAAACAGTATTATGCTGGTGTCAACAACTGAAGAATCAGTAGTCTCAGGAATTGTTACAGTAACCTGATCATCATTGATCGTAAAAGTACCAGAGTTGACATCAATTATCATTTGATCACCTTTATTCATAATTTCATGGTTTTCAGTAATTGGAGAATAGACTGCTGTTGAACCGTGCGAAGAAATAATCAATCTTAGCTCTCCAAGATCCATATCATCACCATTCTGATGTTCAAATAGATATCTAGCATCACCTAATGCTGAAGCCTGAAGTGTCACATGGGGCACAGATTGTGATATACTAGCAGTAGAGGATGATTGCTCACTTGACTGTTCAGAGACTGAAACTTCCTCGGCAGCCGTATCAACCAAAACTACTTCGGTTGGCGTATCTTCAGATTGGGTTTCTTCCAATATCTGGTCCTCATCATCAGTAATAACACCAACATCCTGATCAACTTCTGGTAAGATTTGCTCTGGTGTCTTGTTGTCGTTATCTGCACCTAGGTCAGTATTAGACATGCAGCCGGAACTCATGACAACCACACAGATCATACTAAGGACCAGAAGCAAAATTACATTATTAGTTACATTTGTTTTCAATTGAATACCCCATCCCCATTGGATACTATTTTGTTAATTTGGATACTATTTAATCCTTCTCAAGCATTGTCCTAAATAGGTTAAAGATATCTACTTTTCGCTTAAATATCTCCAACAGCAAAATAGGCTCATAGTAGGCACAGCATGTTACAAAAGCATAAATTAAGAATTAAAACAGGAAAAATACGTTTTAACTTAATTAAAAGTGATTGGGACTAAAAATCCATCTATAGAACAACTTTTAATGCAGTTTATATCATCAAAACACCTTAATAACAATGTTGTTAAATTTGATTTGGTTTTTAGATTTTTGTCCTGATGAGTGCAAGATTTTGTTCTAATATTCTTGAAGATATAGTAAGCTGTCCAAGTACTCACCTTGTCTTTTCGAGTTGTTTTTCAAGAAAATAACCAGTGTTCACAGTTTTGTACATAAACACAAATTGGCAATTTTAGCTATTATTATGCACACGAAGGAAGAATAGTATTATAGCTATTAACCAAACTTTTAATACTAATTGAGTATAACAATACTGTATGGCTAAACCCGAACAAATTCCGATAAAGCATCATCTTTCATCAGAAGAATTACTTAAACATATTAAGTCATTAGAGAAAGACACACGAGTTCTACAACGTTTATATTTTGTTAAACATCGTTATGAAGGAGCTTCTGTTAATGAAGCAGCTAAACTTGTAGGGATATCAAAACCCGTTGCATATCAATGGCAAGAGCGGTGGAATCAAGACGGATATGAAGGATTAAAGCCTAGGTTTTCAGGAGGATGTCCTTCCAAACTCACTGATGATCAAAAAGAAAAACTAAGGGACATGTTACATGAAAGAGATGATTGGTCTACAAAAGAAGTTCAGGAACTCATTTATAATGAATTTAAGGTTCAATACACCATTAAGCAAATACTAGTGATCTTGAAGAAGTTTGGCATGCATCATGCCAAACCATATGCGCATGATTATCGAAGACCACAAAATGCAGAAGATTGTTTAAAAAAAACTTACCGTTAATCGATGATGATTGCGTTATCGGATTTCTTGATGAATCATCTCCCCAAACAACATCAAATACGGTTCGTTTATGGTCTTTCAATAAACCTGCCATCTTCAAAAACACAACCAGGATAAAAGCAAACTCCTTCGGTTTTTATGCATTGAATGGTAATTCTGTTATTGATTTCAAAGAACATTCAACCAAGGAGGATGTATGTTCGTTTTTATCAGCTGTTAAAAACAATAACATGGGAGAGAGAATCGTAATTATTCTCGACAATTTTAGATCACATCGAGCAAAATATACAGTGGAATTTGCACAGGCAAATGATATTGAATTGGTCTATTTACCTCCATATTCACCCGACTTGAATCCAATCGAATTCATCTGGAAAAGTGTCAAAA
Encoded proteins:
- a CDS encoding endonuclease/exonuclease/phosphatase family protein translates to MASFTTGCLSDEKNTNVTDEIILIDKQTENIEIQTNVQENIEQSVNEEKETPLASTTDISDNGENNRGNQAPAPEPKMNLTEKLRIGSFNIQVFGVSKADKPEVMAVLADITRTYDIMAIQEIRDKSQTALPELVELVNSDGSNYEFVVSERMGRTTSKEQYAYVYNTDTILITSEALSYPEPEGTDPFHRQPYIASFRAVNGNYDAVLIVVHTDPDEATEEINALDEALAHAQNVYPEEQDFIILGDFNADGSYFNEDSTSDLDDYYWVIDDTQDTTTKATDYTYDRIILTDDSDFTGEFGVFRYDLEYNLTYDETVAVSDHYPVYAEFIAVNDRD
- a CDS encoding flavodoxin family protein; this translates as MIQMKVVGFVGSPRKNGNTDMLVQQVLDGAVEAGADVEKFYINDMDIKGCQGCNYCRAVDECKLNDDMTKAYEALKNADGFVFGSPIYFFQFTGQMRQFIDRCFALINPDFSSRLDAGKKAVIVGAQGAPDAEAFTSVYEEFSRVLQMFGMDVQGTFVDIGHHAPGEVKENTELMEQAKMAGSQLFK
- a CDS encoding LysE family translocator, which gives rise to MLFINEFLLSGIILGFAAGISPGPLLAMVISESIQHGSREGIKVALSPLITDILIVSSILLILSHFGNQDFVIAIISLSGAVYLIYLGISSFKSESNDFDIASQKRNSLKKGILVNFLSPHPYLFWITIGGPILFKALDVDIWATVLFVFGFYALLVGSKILLALVVGKSGHFLKSNYYLYTIRALGVVYLVFAFFFIKQGLDLLG
- a CDS encoding PAS domain S-box protein, which produces MNISDKSKDLIKIEESLKRRLDYEMATVKCMRLLLEPDSIENILPQILEEIHQTVKNSRSYIFKNEDDPELGLCMSQTNEIVSEGIEPQIDNPDIQHLPYSEGAPTLLPIFEARNHFAHRVEELDDPEKTILAEQGILSVLIIPIFTGMEFWGFIGFDDCVEARKWHKDDINLLTVIADGIGESIFHKRAENELRESEERFKALHNASFGGIFIHEDNIIIDCNLGLSEMTGYTLDELIGMDGLLLMAESYRGQVISNINAGYEEAYEAMGRRKDGTEYPLRLEAKNIPYKRKMVRVVEFRDISKQKHAEEALIQSDAKQSAMIANISDVIAIIDKKGINRYKSPNIEKWFGWQPEEIVGMPALENIHPDDRIHTQEIVATIVDRPGASVNADFRYRCKDGSYKWIEFTATNLLKDPAIMGILLNYHDITERKQAEDALRKSEAKQSAMIANSTDIIAIIDNDGINRYKSPNVEKWFGWRTKELVGASVWDNIHPDELEDAKNLFSMLLRMPEAEKTAETRYLCKNGNYKWIEFTAINLLHEPAINGIMLNYHDITERKLAEDSLRKSEAKFRNYIENAPYGIFIANEDWNYLEVNKTASVITGYSEGELLEMTGYDLISPEFQSRAHKSNYEVKDSGFTTVELLAIHKDKGVYWMRIDALKLSETRYIVFASDITEKKRAEHSLLQAKMLAEENDRIKSEFLANMSHELRTPLTTIIGFSDILCSNMFGKLNEKQARHVAHISKSGKHLLEVINDVLDLSKIEAGKMELDCEHFTVSETLTEIRASMYPLANKKNIDLILRDEINGIEIFADRLKFKQIMFNLLSNAIKFTSDAGEVTVIGTRTDNGIQISVSDTGIGIPEHMKDDIFNPFMQIDASNKRKYGGTGLGLALVKRFVEMHNGKIWLETKEEKGSTFSFTIENQGF